One Serpentinicella alkaliphila DNA segment encodes these proteins:
- a CDS encoding response regulator transcription factor — translation MKKILIIEDDYAIAKIERDFLMINGYEAIIIEDGERGLQEALKGKYDLIILDLMLPGKDGLEICKQIRNVLDIPILMVTAKIENVDKIMGLGLGADDYIAKPFSPTELVARVKANLAQYERISTKVTQLPKTEEIVYGNLYMNTQARRVYLNGKEIDFKNKEYELLYFLMSNPENVFSREVLYERIWGMDALGDSRTVSVHINRLREKIELDPTNPERIQTVWGAGYRFKP, via the coding sequence ATGAAGAAAATATTGATTATTGAAGATGATTATGCTATCGCAAAGATTGAACGTGATTTCCTTATGATTAATGGTTATGAAGCAATTATTATTGAGGATGGAGAGCGTGGGTTACAAGAGGCTCTTAAAGGTAAATATGATCTGATAATACTGGATTTGATGCTCCCGGGAAAAGATGGTTTAGAAATTTGCAAGCAAATTCGCAATGTACTAGATATTCCGATTTTGATGGTTACTGCTAAAATTGAAAATGTGGACAAGATTATGGGGCTAGGTCTAGGTGCTGACGATTATATCGCCAAGCCCTTTTCCCCAACGGAACTGGTGGCACGAGTTAAGGCAAATCTCGCACAGTATGAACGGATAAGTACAAAGGTTACTCAATTACCAAAAACTGAAGAAATAGTATATGGTAATTTATATATGAATACGCAGGCAAGACGAGTTTATTTAAATGGAAAGGAAATTGACTTCAAGAATAAAGAATACGAATTGTTGTATTTTCTTATGTCTAATCCCGAAAATGTATTCAGTCGGGAGGTATTATATGAACGAATATGGGGAATGGATGCTTTAGGTGATAGTCGAACTGTCTCGGTACATATTAACCGGTTGAGAGAAAAAATAGAACTTGATCCAACTAATCCTGAACGTATACAAACCGTATGGGGGGCGGGATATCGATTTAAACCCTAA
- a CDS encoding zinc dependent phospholipase C family protein gives MLTLNHLDLAKFILRISTHSNLRRYRVLFTLGCIWPDINLLTYIVGHNSNKRLTDVEKHMEKLMKLKYLSPVNAFRFGVALHYVADCFTMAHNPLIFKGNIMEHLDYEKKLFSQIRKRFNMSVENLSQLKQEEEFVSITQMHKNYLKNDMSCSNDANYIIYACIRITDILNSQWARKKLSYCSNAFRRGLYLQN, from the coding sequence GTGTTAACATTAAACCATTTAGATCTTGCGAAATTTATTCTTCGGATTTCTACACATTCTAACTTAAGGCGGTATAGAGTACTTTTTACTTTAGGATGTATCTGGCCGGATATTAATCTATTAACGTATATTGTCGGCCATAATTCTAACAAACGTCTTACTGACGTAGAAAAGCACATGGAAAAGTTAATGAAGTTAAAGTACCTTTCTCCAGTTAATGCATTCCGTTTTGGTGTGGCCTTACATTATGTAGCTGATTGCTTCACGATGGCACATAACCCGTTAATTTTTAAAGGTAATATTATGGAGCATCTTGATTACGAAAAAAAACTGTTTTCTCAAATACGGAAACGATTTAATATGTCTGTTGAAAACTTATCTCAATTAAAACAAGAGGAAGAGTTTGTATCAATAACACAGATGCATAAAAATTATTTAAAAAATGATATGTCATGTAGCAATGATGCTAATTATATAATTTATGCCTGTATCCGAATCACAGATATTTTAAACTCCCAGTGGGCTAGAAAAAAACTGTCGTACTGTTCAAATGCCTTTAGAAGAGGCTTGTACTTGCAAAACTGA
- a CDS encoding MGDG synthase family glycosyltransferase: MGKRIVIFTASIGSGHDQAAENIKRVLLARGPGVEVEVLDFMNILHPTISQFIVSTYLKVIDMFPSVYHYIYHITEKIRSQGKVNDLITYRYLKKITRLLSTQYTNLIVFTNPFPSVMLSSLKKRGLLNIPTATIITDYAAHSVWLDDTIDMYFVGCEELRQDLINRGVRSNRIIVSGIPIHEKFHLPVDKVAVAKKIGVNTNLPTILIMGGGLGLGPIKEALNRVDEINNPIQILVVTGNNEQLKSELEIRQYSDKHRVKIFGFCNNIHELMEVSHLLISKSGGLTITEAISKGLPIIVADPIPGQEVVNAQYFSSLGAAKLIKNLDELRDCIVELLFVNPDKLMDMVKNSFNAAKPNASENIVNRLLVCLKELYDNDVASI, encoded by the coding sequence ATGGGTAAGAGAATTGTGATTTTTACAGCATCTATTGGTAGCGGTCACGATCAAGCAGCAGAAAACATAAAAAGAGTATTATTAGCTCGTGGGCCAGGGGTTGAAGTAGAGGTATTAGATTTTATGAATATATTACATCCTACTATAAGTCAGTTTATAGTATCTACTTATTTAAAAGTAATAGATATGTTTCCTAGTGTCTATCATTATATATATCATATTACAGAAAAAATAAGGTCCCAGGGCAAGGTTAATGATTTAATAACATATAGATATCTTAAAAAAATAACGAGATTATTGTCAACTCAGTATACAAATTTGATTGTATTTACTAACCCATTTCCTTCAGTTATGCTTTCTTCCTTAAAGAAACGAGGTTTGTTAAATATACCAACTGCTACTATTATAACTGATTATGCGGCACATTCCGTTTGGTTAGATGACACTATAGATATGTACTTTGTAGGATGTGAGGAACTTAGACAGGATTTAATAAATAGGGGCGTAAGAAGCAACAGAATTATAGTGTCAGGTATACCTATTCATGAGAAATTTCATTTACCAGTTGATAAAGTTGCTGTAGCAAAGAAAATTGGGGTAAATACTAATCTACCGACAATTCTTATAATGGGTGGTGGCCTTGGACTTGGCCCGATTAAAGAGGCATTAAATAGAGTAGATGAGATCAATAACCCAATACAAATACTTGTTGTAACCGGAAATAATGAGCAATTGAAATCTGAACTAGAGATTAGGCAATATAGTGATAAACATAGGGTTAAAATTTTTGGTTTCTGTAATAACATACATGAGCTTATGGAGGTTTCACATTTGCTTATATCGAAATCTGGAGGGCTTACGATAACTGAAGCTATAAGTAAGGGACTTCCAATAATAGTAGCAGACCCCATTCCTGGACAAGAGGTTGTGAATGCACAGTATTTTTCTAGTCTCGGGGCAGCAAAACTTATCAAAAACCTAGATGAATTAAGGGATTGTATAGTTGAATTGTTATTTGTTAATCCAGATAAACTAATGGATATGGTTAAGAACTCCTTTAATGCAGCAAAGCCAAATGCATCAGAAAATATTGTTAATAGGCTTTTGGTTTGTTTAAAAGAGCTTTATGATAATGATGTGGCCTCTATTTAA
- a CDS encoding nucleotidyltransferase: MKILGLVTEYNPFHNGHLYHLNQSKEITGATHTIAVMSGNFLQRGEPALIHKWARAEMAVRCGVDLVIELPTIFACSTAELFALGSVSLLNELNAVNYICFGSESGNLKLLNDIAHIIVNSSKEYNEKIKYFLSEGMSFPVARSLSIIEYLKTSKTLNKEEIFELEQIIKSPNNILAIEYLKALIKRNSPITPYTITRIKAGYHSLSLEESIASATAIREHINKYNSLDKIESVMPDASFRMLHDLFKEQIGPISTMDMSQSIMTILRREDPTNLKRFFDVTEGLENKLHTSSLQTESLEELYSSVKSKRYTTTRIQRICMHILLNLTKDMVEKYGQKPPPYARILAFNNKGRDILRLCNKQSNIPLINKVSLFKPETLMQEELLKLDIRATNIYSLFMKNKKLRNQQLDYLINPKYIN, from the coding sequence ATGAAGATATTAGGTTTGGTTACTGAATATAATCCTTTTCATAATGGCCATTTATATCACTTAAATCAATCAAAAGAAATAACTGGTGCCACACATACGATTGCTGTTATGAGCGGAAATTTTTTACAAAGAGGCGAACCAGCCTTAATTCACAAATGGGCTAGAGCAGAGATGGCTGTTCGATGTGGAGTAGATTTAGTCATTGAGCTGCCAACTATATTTGCATGCTCAACAGCTGAGCTATTTGCCCTCGGCTCCGTTAGTCTATTAAACGAACTCAATGCAGTTAATTACATATGCTTTGGTAGCGAAAGTGGCAATCTGAAACTTTTAAATGATATTGCTCATATTATAGTCAATTCATCTAAAGAATATAACGAAAAAATAAAATACTTTTTAAGCGAAGGAATGTCATTTCCTGTAGCTAGATCCTTATCAATCATAGAGTATTTAAAGACAAGCAAAACCCTTAATAAAGAAGAGATTTTTGAACTAGAGCAAATAATTAAAAGTCCAAATAATATTTTAGCAATAGAATATTTGAAGGCTCTAATTAAGCGTAATAGTCCTATTACTCCTTATACTATTACTAGGATTAAAGCAGGGTATCATTCCCTATCTCTTGAAGAATCTATAGCAAGTGCTACAGCAATTAGAGAGCATATAAATAAATATAACTCTTTAGATAAGATTGAAAGTGTAATGCCTGATGCATCTTTTCGAATGCTACATGATCTATTCAAAGAACAAATAGGTCCAATTTCAACAATGGATATGAGTCAATCTATTATGACTATACTTAGAAGAGAAGACCCTACTAATCTAAAAAGATTTTTTGACGTGACTGAGGGATTAGAGAATAAACTTCACACCAGTAGCCTTCAAACTGAGTCCCTAGAAGAATTATATAGTTCCGTAAAGAGCAAACGATATACAACCACAAGAATTCAACGAATTTGTATGCATATTTTATTGAATTTAACAAAGGATATGGTTGAGAAATACGGACAAAAACCACCTCCCTATGCTAGAATACTAGCATTTAACAACAAAGGGAGAGATATACTCCGCCTGTGCAATAAGCAATCTAACATCCCTTTAATTAACAAAGTAAGTCTCTTTAAACCCGAGACCCTTATGCAGGAAGAACTTCTTAAACTTGATATACGGGCAACTAATATATATAGTCTTTTTATGAAAAATAAGAAGTTAAGGAATCAACAGTTGGATTATTTAATTAATCCTAAATACATTAACTAA
- a CDS encoding acetate/propionate family kinase has protein sequence MKVLVLNCGSSSLKYQLINMENEEVQAIGIVERIGIGDSFVKHEAVGKAKVIIEEEMANHKKAIKLVLEALVHPEHGAIASMNEISAVGHRVVHGGEKFTESVIITKEVKDALEACSELAPLHNPPNLMGINACEEILPNVPMVAVFDTAFHQTMPASSYIYALPYEYYEKHGIRRYGFHGTSHKYVSDRAASILGKPLSELKLVSCHLGNGASVTAINGGKSVDTTMGFTPLEGLVMGTRCGDIDPAIVTFIMEKEKMNIDQLNNLVNKQSGVLGISGVSSDFRDIEGAADEGNERAQLALDVYYQKVKKYIGAFAAEMGGIDAVLFTAGLGENSAAARKEICSGLEFLGIKIDDEKNNVRGKETVVTTDDSTVKVLLIPTNEELTIARETVALI, from the coding sequence ATGAAAGTTTTAGTATTAAACTGTGGAAGTTCTTCATTAAAGTATCAATTAATTAACATGGAGAACGAAGAAGTACAAGCAATTGGTATTGTTGAAAGAATTGGTATAGGTGATTCTTTTGTAAAGCATGAAGCTGTAGGAAAAGCTAAAGTAATTATTGAAGAAGAAATGGCTAACCATAAAAAAGCTATCAAACTTGTATTAGAAGCTTTAGTGCACCCAGAGCATGGAGCTATCGCATCAATGAACGAAATCAGTGCAGTAGGACATAGGGTAGTTCATGGTGGAGAGAAATTTACTGAGTCTGTAATTATCACTAAAGAAGTTAAAGATGCTTTAGAAGCATGTTCAGAATTAGCGCCATTACATAACCCTCCAAACTTAATGGGTATTAACGCTTGTGAAGAAATACTACCTAACGTACCGATGGTTGCTGTATTTGATACTGCCTTCCATCAAACTATGCCAGCGTCTTCATACATTTATGCATTACCATATGAGTACTATGAAAAGCATGGTATTAGAAGATATGGGTTCCATGGAACATCACATAAATATGTTTCTGACAGAGCAGCTTCAATTTTAGGAAAACCTCTATCTGAGTTAAAATTAGTTTCTTGTCACTTAGGTAATGGAGCGAGTGTTACTGCTATTAACGGTGGAAAATCTGTAGATACAACAATGGGCTTTACACCACTTGAAGGTCTAGTTATGGGAACACGTTGTGGAGATATTGATCCAGCTATCGTAACATTCATTATGGAAAAAGAAAAAATGAACATAGATCAACTTAATAATCTAGTAAACAAACAATCAGGAGTATTAGGTATTTCAGGAGTAAGCAGTGACTTTAGAGATATCGAAGGGGCTGCTGATGAAGGAAATGAAAGAGCTCAATTAGCTTTAGATGTATACTATCAAAAAGTTAAAAAATATATTGGAGCTTTTGCAGCTGAAATGGGTGGAATTGATGCAGTTCTATTTACAGCTGGATTAGGAGAAAACTCTGCTGCAGCACGTAAAGAAATTTGTAGTGGTTTAGAATTCTTAGGAATTAAAATTGATGATGAGAAAAACAATGTAAGAGGCAAAGAGACAGTTGTTACAACTGATGACTCAACAGTAAAAGTATTATTAATACCAACTAATGAAGAATTAACAATTGCTAGAGAAACAGTAGCTTTAATATAA
- a CDS encoding YceD family protein: MKYNLNDIKYESNGKKDLDFIVDIDTISYYGDELKFLTPIYVTGAIYSLENNIFLTCNIKTTMDTTCSRCLQHFTYEYNTSINTELVQEKDVNDDDSDDDILIYKEDVIDLSRIIEENIITNIPMKLLCSEECKGLCPKCGKDLNTHNCNCKPDENEEEEKLDPRLLKLKQLLDQD; encoded by the coding sequence TTGAAGTACAATTTAAATGATATAAAGTATGAATCTAATGGAAAAAAAGATTTAGATTTTATAGTGGATATCGACACAATAAGTTATTATGGTGATGAATTAAAATTTTTAACACCAATTTATGTAACTGGTGCAATTTATAGTCTTGAAAACAATATTTTTTTAACATGTAATATTAAAACTACAATGGATACAACTTGTAGTCGTTGTTTACAACACTTTACTTATGAATACAACACAAGTATAAATACTGAATTAGTACAAGAGAAAGATGTTAATGATGATGATTCTGATGACGATATTTTAATATATAAAGAGGATGTCATTGACTTAAGTAGAATAATAGAGGAAAATATTATTACAAACATACCAATGAAACTTTTGTGTAGTGAAGAGTGTAAAGGTTTGTGCCCAAAGTGTGGAAAAGACTTAAATACACATAATTGCAATTGTAAACCTGATGAAAATGAGGAAGAAGAAAAGCTGGATCCTAGGCTTTTAAAGTTAAAGCAATTACTGGATCAAGATTAA
- the rpmF gene encoding 50S ribosomal protein L32, translating into MAVPKRKTGKSKRDMRRAANSKYEAPGYVKCPQCHEPKMPHRVCPECGFYKNKEVISVDK; encoded by the coding sequence ATGGCAGTACCAAAGCGTAAAACAGGCAAGTCAAAGAGAGATATGAGAAGAGCTGCAAATTCAAAATATGAGGCACCGGGATATGTTAAATGTCCACAATGTCATGAGCCAAAAATGCCACATAGAGTTTGTCCAGAATGCGGATTCTACAAAAACAAAGAAGTTATTAGCGTAGATAAATAG
- the fapR gene encoding transcription factor FapR, producing MKNQANKLNKIGRQGKLLEYIKDDPFLTDEDLCKSFGVSIQTIRLDRLELGIPELRERIKNVAEKNYSKVRSIIDTEIIGELIDLKLGESGISILETTKEMAFSKTKIVKGHHIFSQAESLAMAVVDTEVALTGVSNIKYLSPVNAGDKMIAKAEVVRVRENDHFVHVKITVNQVQVFRGKFILVALDSK from the coding sequence TTGAAAAATCAGGCAAATAAGCTTAATAAGATCGGTAGACAAGGAAAACTATTAGAGTACATAAAAGACGATCCCTTCTTAACAGATGAGGATCTTTGTAAAAGTTTTGGAGTAAGTATACAGACTATAAGACTGGATAGACTTGAATTAGGAATACCTGAGCTTAGGGAACGAATTAAAAATGTTGCTGAAAAAAACTATTCTAAAGTACGAAGTATAATAGACACGGAAATAATCGGTGAATTAATCGATTTGAAACTTGGCGAAAGTGGAATTTCTATATTAGAAACAACGAAAGAAATGGCCTTTAGCAAGACTAAAATTGTAAAGGGACATCATATATTTTCACAGGCTGAATCACTAGCCATGGCTGTTGTAGATACAGAGGTTGCTTTAACCGGAGTATCTAATATTAAGTATTTAAGCCCTGTTAACGCTGGGGACAAAATGATCGCAAAGGCAGAAGTAGTACGGGTAAGAGAGAATGACCATTTTGTACACGTTAAAATAACTGTTAACCAAGTCCAGGTTTTTAGAGGCAAATTTATTTTAGTTGCCTTAGACAGTAAATAA